A window of the Trichoderma asperellum chromosome 6, complete sequence genome harbors these coding sequences:
- a CDS encoding uncharacterized protein (TransMembrane:7 (o39-61i73-97o109-134i154-176o191-213i225-244o298-317i)) yields the protein MHDLEQPRMEERSRDASPGLLASQDGPTESSYTSSSLQAVAWMTVNTLATVGIVFANKAIFSEPRWKQCQLTFAAIHFLMTWFTLFLLSRPAIGIFVPRRAPIRHLMPLATAMCFNVILPNLSLAYSTVTFYQIARILLTPTVAIMNVVLYRELLPIGAVLSLIPACVGVGMVTYYDSIPTDNEAIKTTSTLGIVCAFTGIFASSLYTVWIAAYHRKLNMNSMQLLYLQAPMACFFLLLFIPLFDQFPGPAYVPSSVNKEMLVIATGPVSSTVVGHIKTCTIVGLGWTLSGRGISDRSALGVVIAVTGITLYSFTMLKHKRQKMTRYGTAVAAKM from the exons ATGCATGACCTTGAACAGCCAAGAATGGAAGAGAGGTCCAGAGATGCTTCCCCAGGACTCTTGGCATCTCAAGATGGGCCAACTGAATCCAGTTACACATCCAGTTCGCTCCAAGCCGTCGCCTGGATGACTGTTAATACATTAGCGACAGTCGGCATA GTCTTTGCTAACAAGGCCATATTCTCGGAGCCGCGATGGAAGCAGTGCCAGCTCACATTCGCCGCCATCCACTTCCTAATGACTTGGTTCACGCTCTTCTTGCTGTCTCGACCAGCAATTGGCATCTTTGTGCCTCGTCGAGCTCCCATTCGGCATCTGATGCCCCTAGCCACCGCAATGTGCTTCAACGTTATTCTTCCAAATCTATCTTTGGCCTATTCAACGGTCACATTCTACCAGATTGCTCGGATCCTGCTTACGCCCACGGTTGCAATCATGAATGTCGTTTTATACCGCGAATTGCTTCCTATAGGCGCTGTACTCTCGCTGATACCCGCCTGCGTAGGAGTAGGCATGGTCACATATTACGATTCTATTCCAACTGACAATGAAGCCATCAAAACCACCTCCACGCTGGGGATCGTGTGCGCCTTCACCGGCATCTTTGCATCATCTCTGTATACAGTCTGGATTGCCGCCTACCATAGAAAGCTCAACATGAACAGCATGCAGCTACTCTATCTTCAAGCACCAATGGCttgtttcttccttctcctcttcattccCCTTTTCGACCAATTTCCCGGGCCAGCGTATGTGCCGTCTTCTGTAAACAAAGAAATGCTCGTCATTGCG ACCGGACCCGTTTCTAGCACAGTTGTCGGCCATATTAAAACCTGCACCATCGTGGGCCTGGGATGGACCTTGTCCGGCCGTGGGATTAGCGATAGATCGGCGCTTGGTGTCGTCATTGCGGTAACAGGAATCACTCT ATACTCATTCACCATGTTGAAGCACAAGAGACAGAAAATGACTAGATATGGAACCGCAGTTGCGGCTAAGATGTGA